Within Chlamydia pneumoniae TW-183, the genomic segment AGCTCGATCTTAAGACTACACTCTCCGAAGAACAAGCCAGAGAGCAGGCGTTTCTGGAGTGGATGGGGATTTCTTTTCTTGTCGATTATGAATTGGTGAGCGCGAACTTAAGGAATGTACTCACAGGCTTATCTTTGAAACGATCTTGGGTACTCGGGATTTCTCAAAGACCTGTGCATTTGATAAAAAATACTCTTCGCATTCTGCGTTCTTTCAACATAGACTTCACCTCGTGTCCAGCTATTTGTGAAGATGGTTGGCTCTCTCATCCTACAAAGGACACAACATTCGATCAGGCCATGGCTATAGAAAAAAACATTTTGTTTGTTGGCTCTCTCAAAAACGGTCAGCCCATGGACGCAGCCCTTGAAGTTCTTCTCTCTGGGATCTCTTCTCCTCCTAGCCAAATCATCTATGTGGATCAGGATGCAGAACGTTTGCGTTCTATCGGTGCTTTTTGTAAAAAAGCAAACATTTATTTTATAGGGATGCTCTACACCCCAGCCAAGCAGCGTGTAGAAAGTTACAATCCTAAACTTACTGCGATCCAATGGTCGCAGATTCGTAAGAATCTTTCCGATGAATATTATGAATCCCTCTTGAGCTATGTAAAGAGCAAAGGGTAGTGTCAGCAAATCGATGTGGGAATGGTATCCTGTGGATGGCATAGACACGCAAGGCGTTTTTTATGCCGTTTTTAGATCCTTGTAGGTGCAGAAAAACTAAAAAGATCGGAAGAGAAGGGATTCGAACCCCTGGTTCCTGTAAGAGAACTTCTGATTTCGAATCAGACGCATTCGACCACTCTGCCACTCTTCCGTAATGCTTCAATAGTTTAGAGAATCTACACTCAGATTGTCTACATGTATTGCACAATGTTTTTCATAAATTTATGAAATCATAATGAAGATTAGAGAAGATGGCCGAGTAGTGAAGACGAATTCTTAGAGAAAAATTAGAGTGTTTTCTTGCGTATCTAGGCAGAAAACTACCCTCAAGAAGAGGCTTGAGGGTGAAACAT encodes:
- a CDS encoding DUF2608 domain-containing protein, yielding MRRYLFMVLALCLYRAAPLEAVVIKITDAQAVLKFAREKTLVCFNIEDTVVFPKQMVGQSAWLYNRELDLKTTLSEEQAREQAFLEWMGISFLVDYELVSANLRNVLTGLSLKRSWVLGISQRPVHLIKNTLRILRSFNIDFTSCPAICEDGWLSHPTKDTTFDQAMAIEKNILFVGSLKNGQPMDAALEVLLSGISSPPSQIIYVDQDAERLRSIGAFCKKANIYFIGMLYTPAKQRVESYNPKLTAIQWSQIRKNLSDEYYESLLSYVKSKG